In one Candidatus Delongbacteria bacterium genomic region, the following are encoded:
- a CDS encoding valine--tRNA ligase, whose amino-acid sequence MSRHELSKVHEACAVESRIYQSWEDAGCFAIAPDSPSTPFVITMPPPNVTGRLHMGHGLQDSVQDVFIRCMRMKGFDAHWQPGKDHAGIATQAVVEKKLAAQGITRHQLGREAFIEKVWEWKQEYGDAITQQKRKLGDSADWSTEVFTMDPGPSRAVREVFVRLYEKGLIYQGYYIVNWCPRCHTAISDEEVEHEDHAGHLWQLAYPVADAEGNPTTETVIVATTRPETMLGDVAVAVHPEDERYRHLLGKRLVLPIVGRLIPVIADEFVSPEFGTGCVKVTPAHDPNDFEMGKRHSLEPVIVMDINGCMNEEAGAYRGLDRYDCRKALLKHFEEDGTLRATSDHAHSVGHCSRCHTVIEPYLSRQWFVKMKPLAERAMQAVADGEVQFHPLRWRGVFERWMENIRDWCISRQLWWGHRIPVFTCEDCGETMVTREDPSACTACGSEKISQDEDVLDTWFSSWLWPFSTLGWPDDTPMLRRYYPTQLMVTGYDIIFFWVSRMIMAGLEFTDRAPFAHVYFTGMVKDELGRKMSKSLNNGIDPLEMADKYGADAVRFCMVTLNTEGQDIKLSEQKFEMGRNFANKIWQAFRFVQMQDWSVLGPDVDISQPCLAELADTWIVSRLHSTTARMDASMEAYRPNDALSAAYEFFWNEYCDWFVELAKPRLYDKENPERQRAALHNALHVFCRSMQLLHPFMPFITEEIWRIVRDELEEVGTPAPWGEFMMKHAWPTVDTSLQNDTTEAEFRLVQGVVTAVRNIRAEQNLKPRQELELVIQGESERMDSLRPVLGYLQQLAFVNPVRFGGERPRPAAASVVEGLDVLVPLAGLIDLDKERERLGKERVRLEGFLRSGTAKLANADFVARAPEAVIEKERAKLADAQDALEKILRSLEQLG is encoded by the coding sequence ATGTCAAGGCACGAACTGAGCAAGGTCCACGAGGCCTGCGCGGTGGAATCCCGCATTTACCAGTCATGGGAAGACGCTGGCTGTTTCGCCATCGCTCCCGATTCCCCTTCCACTCCCTTCGTCATCACCATGCCGCCGCCCAATGTGACGGGCCGGTTGCACATGGGGCATGGCCTCCAGGACAGCGTTCAGGATGTCTTCATTCGCTGCATGCGCATGAAGGGCTTTGACGCTCATTGGCAGCCGGGCAAGGACCATGCGGGCATCGCGACCCAGGCCGTGGTGGAGAAGAAGCTGGCCGCCCAGGGCATCACCCGGCACCAGCTGGGGCGCGAGGCCTTCATCGAGAAGGTCTGGGAGTGGAAGCAGGAGTACGGCGACGCCATCACCCAGCAGAAGCGCAAGCTGGGCGACAGTGCCGACTGGAGCACCGAAGTCTTCACCATGGATCCCGGCCCCTCGCGCGCCGTGCGCGAAGTCTTCGTGCGCCTGTACGAGAAGGGCCTGATCTATCAGGGCTACTACATCGTCAACTGGTGCCCGCGCTGTCACACCGCGATTTCCGACGAGGAAGTGGAACACGAGGATCACGCCGGACACCTCTGGCAGCTGGCCTATCCGGTCGCCGACGCGGAGGGAAATCCCACCACTGAAACCGTGATCGTGGCCACCACGCGCCCGGAAACCATGCTGGGTGATGTGGCGGTGGCCGTGCATCCCGAGGACGAGCGGTACCGCCATCTCCTTGGCAAGCGGCTGGTGCTGCCCATTGTGGGGCGGTTGATTCCCGTGATCGCCGATGAGTTCGTCAGCCCCGAATTCGGCACGGGCTGCGTGAAAGTGACGCCAGCTCACGACCCCAACGACTTCGAGATGGGCAAGCGTCACTCGCTGGAACCGGTGATCGTGATGGACATCAACGGCTGCATGAACGAGGAAGCCGGGGCCTACAGGGGGCTGGACCGCTACGACTGCCGCAAGGCCTTGCTGAAACACTTCGAGGAAGACGGCACTCTGCGCGCCACCAGCGATCACGCGCACAGCGTGGGTCACTGCTCGCGCTGCCACACGGTCATCGAGCCCTACCTGAGTCGCCAGTGGTTCGTGAAGATGAAACCCCTGGCCGAGCGCGCCATGCAGGCCGTGGCCGACGGCGAGGTGCAGTTCCACCCGCTGCGCTGGCGGGGTGTGTTCGAGCGCTGGATGGAGAACATCCGCGACTGGTGCATCAGCCGGCAGCTCTGGTGGGGACACCGGATTCCCGTGTTCACCTGCGAAGACTGCGGTGAGACGATGGTGACCCGCGAGGACCCGAGCGCGTGCACGGCCTGCGGCTCGGAGAAGATCAGCCAGGACGAGGACGTGCTGGACACCTGGTTCAGCAGCTGGCTCTGGCCTTTCTCGACCCTGGGCTGGCCCGACGACACGCCCATGCTGCGCCGCTACTACCCGACGCAACTGATGGTGACCGGGTACGACATCATCTTCTTCTGGGTCAGCCGGATGATCATGGCCGGGCTGGAGTTCACGGACCGCGCGCCATTTGCCCATGTGTACTTCACCGGCATGGTGAAGGACGAGCTGGGCCGCAAGATGTCCAAGAGCCTGAACAACGGCATCGATCCGCTGGAGATGGCCGACAAGTACGGGGCCGACGCCGTGCGTTTCTGCATGGTCACGCTGAACACCGAAGGCCAGGACATCAAGCTTTCGGAGCAGAAGTTCGAGATGGGGCGAAACTTCGCCAACAAGATCTGGCAGGCCTTCCGCTTCGTGCAGATGCAGGACTGGAGCGTGCTGGGCCCCGATGTGGACATCAGCCAGCCCTGTCTGGCCGAGCTGGCCGACACCTGGATCGTCTCACGCCTGCACAGCACCACCGCGCGCATGGACGCCTCGATGGAGGCCTATCGCCCCAACGACGCCCTGAGCGCCGCGTACGAGTTCTTCTGGAACGAGTACTGCGACTGGTTCGTGGAACTGGCCAAGCCACGCCTGTACGACAAGGAGAATCCCGAGCGCCAGCGTGCGGCCCTGCACAACGCCCTGCATGTGTTCTGCCGCTCGATGCAGCTGCTGCATCCTTTCATGCCTTTCATCACCGAGGAGATCTGGCGCATCGTGCGGGACGAGCTGGAGGAGGTGGGCACACCCGCACCCTGGGGCGAGTTCATGATGAAACACGCCTGGCCCACGGTGGACACGAGCCTGCAAAACGACACCACCGAAGCCGAGTTCAGGCTGGTGCAGGGTGTGGTCACCGCCGTGCGCAACATTCGCGCCGAGCAGAATCTGAAGCCGCGCCAGGAGCTGGAGCTGGTGATTCAGGGCGAGAGCGAGCGCATGGACAGCCTGCGCCCCGTGCTGGGTTACCTGCAGCAACTGGCCTTCGTCAACCCCGTGCGTTTCGGTGGCGAGCGTCCGCGCCCGGCGGCCGCCAGCGTGGTGGAAGGTCTGGATGTGCTGGTGCCGCTGGCGGGTCTGATCGACCTGGACAAGGAGCGGGAACGACTGGGCAAGGAGCGTGTGCGCCTGGAAGGTTTTCTCAGAAGTGGCACAGCCAAGCTGGCCAATGCGGACTTTGTGGCACGCGCGCCCGAAGCTGTGATCGAGAAGGAGCGCGCCAAACTGGCCGATGCCCAGGACGCGCTGGAAAAGATTCTGCGCAGCCTGGAACAATTGGGCTGA
- a CDS encoding biliverdin-producing heme oxygenase, giving the protein MTTSDPHHPEADHKGASSPDLITSKLRQLSADHHRQAEGSAFQRLLVSGQLGRELHLEWLRQMYLLHQALELELARCFAPAQPDGGFDPRMWEKTGQLKLDLVYWGETGMSFQPLPAVVEFSDAMSRWAVACPTALLGAFYVLEGSTNGGRFIARALRQAWRLNEGEGVAYLDPYGDQQATRWQECKLLLDRCIPPATHAVAVEAALFTFSTVTALGAQLLGERPDPEKAD; this is encoded by the coding sequence ATGACAACCTCCGACCCGCACCACCCCGAAGCCGATCACAAGGGGGCAAGCTCTCCGGATCTGATCACGAGCAAACTGCGGCAATTGTCGGCCGATCACCACCGCCAGGCCGAAGGGTCGGCATTCCAGCGCCTGCTGGTCAGCGGACAGCTGGGCCGCGAGCTCCATCTGGAATGGCTGCGGCAGATGTACCTGCTGCACCAGGCGCTGGAGCTTGAACTGGCTCGCTGTTTCGCACCCGCCCAGCCGGACGGCGGCTTTGACCCCCGAATGTGGGAGAAGACGGGACAGCTCAAGCTTGATCTGGTGTACTGGGGCGAGACCGGAATGTCATTCCAGCCTCTGCCCGCCGTGGTGGAGTTCTCCGATGCCATGTCCCGCTGGGCCGTGGCCTGCCCCACCGCCCTGCTGGGCGCATTCTATGTGCTGGAGGGCAGCACCAACGGAGGCCGGTTCATTGCGCGGGCTCTGCGCCAGGCGTGGCGCCTGAATGAGGGAGAGGGCGTCGCCTACCTGGATCCCTACGGCGATCAGCAGGCCACACGTTGGCAGGAGTGCAAGCTGCTGCTGGATCGTTGCATTCCTCCGGCCACTCACGCGGTCGCGGTGGAAGCGGCTCTGTTCACCTTCTCGACCGTGACCGCGCTGGGTGCACAACTGCTGGGAGAGAGACCCGACCCGGAGAAGGCCGACTGA
- a CDS encoding DUF4139 domain-containing protein, translated as MDHRRTLSGVAAMLVAATGSHADSANITVYSNGFGLVSETRQMVFEKGVQVVPFDGVSQYIEPSSVLFDGSGLALLEQNYVYDLVNGDALLKRFLDKEISVSLKEGGEQVSGRLLSYSGDIVLQTATGIISLSRGGLQAIRYPELPEGLRTRPALNWTIDARKAGPQDVTVTYTTGGMSWQAEYVCLLNQDDTSMELAAWVNLSNTTGMSWQDAGLQLVAGDLNQARPEVMVNYSALKMADAGERARGFEEESFFEYHLYTLPRPVTLENNQDKEITLFPTTETKVTKEYVYSSRQGGGVKTLLRFVNKKGEGPGMPIPAGKVRMYKKDSAGRKQLIGEDRVDHTPVDEDIELTTGDAFDLVVERVVKDNRSFGRGYETDIEFTVRNHKKDGRVTIFLDEYAWGDWDIVKCSHKAVKKDANRARIPVELDAGGEATVTLTMRGRR; from the coding sequence ATGGATCACCGCAGAACCCTGAGCGGAGTGGCCGCCATGCTGGTCGCCGCCACGGGAAGCCACGCGGACAGTGCCAACATCACCGTGTACAGCAACGGCTTCGGCCTGGTCAGCGAGACTCGTCAGATGGTTTTCGAGAAGGGTGTTCAGGTGGTACCCTTCGACGGTGTGAGTCAGTACATCGAGCCCTCGTCGGTGTTGTTCGACGGCAGCGGTCTGGCCCTGCTCGAGCAGAACTACGTCTACGATCTGGTCAATGGCGACGCCCTGCTGAAGCGCTTCCTTGACAAGGAGATCAGCGTCTCGCTCAAGGAGGGCGGCGAGCAGGTCAGCGGGCGACTGCTGTCCTACAGCGGGGACATCGTGTTGCAGACCGCCACCGGCATCATCAGCCTCAGTCGCGGTGGACTGCAGGCGATTCGCTACCCGGAGCTGCCCGAAGGATTGCGCACGCGGCCCGCACTGAACTGGACCATCGATGCCCGCAAGGCCGGCCCCCAGGACGTGACCGTGACCTATACCACGGGAGGCATGAGCTGGCAGGCCGAGTACGTGTGCCTGCTGAACCAGGACGACACCTCGATGGAGCTGGCCGCCTGGGTCAACCTGAGCAACACCACGGGCATGAGCTGGCAGGATGCGGGGCTGCAATTGGTGGCCGGGGATCTGAACCAGGCCCGTCCCGAGGTCATGGTGAACTATTCCGCCCTCAAGATGGCCGATGCGGGGGAACGTGCCCGGGGCTTCGAGGAGGAAAGCTTCTTCGAGTACCATCTGTACACCCTGCCCCGGCCCGTGACGCTGGAGAACAACCAGGACAAGGAGATCACGCTCTTTCCCACCACCGAGACCAAGGTCACCAAGGAGTATGTCTACAGCAGCCGCCAGGGTGGCGGCGTGAAGACCCTGCTGCGCTTCGTCAACAAGAAGGGCGAGGGCCCGGGCATGCCCATTCCCGCGGGCAAGGTGCGCATGTACAAGAAGGACAGCGCCGGCCGCAAGCAGCTGATCGGCGAGGACCGCGTGGATCACACGCCCGTGGACGAGGACATCGAGCTGACCACGGGCGACGCCTTCGATCTGGTGGTGGAGCGGGTGGTCAAGGACAACCGCAGTTTTGGCCGTGGTTACGAGACCGACATCGAGTTCACGGTGCGCAATCACAAGAAGGACGGGCGAGTGACGATTTTCCTGGATGAATACGCCTGGGGCGACTGGGACATCGTCAAGTGCAGCCACAAGGCGGTCAAGAAGGATGCCAACCGGGCGCGGATTCCGGTGGAGCTGGACGCGGGCGGGGAAGCGACGGTGACCCTGACCATGCGCGGCAGGCGCTGA
- a CDS encoding nucleotidyltransferase domain-containing protein, whose amino-acid sequence MSPNLNQRLLDVADRACEEFRQDPRVDAIMLTGSAAIGCTDMGSDLDLILYLNAPHSEEEFEEQKRRAVESGGGFYFGSAEHGYGVYRRIEGVKVDFGFGGSVETDALIQSVLEEHSTEAVSHQVLAGILEALPMHGEQRIRDWQNRLLPMPEALQLKLLRENLRMTPLAILESMGAARGDRPFYCETVLQLQTRLLKLIYALDGRYYPGKLKGIQYRMDGLSLGQGLHERFCRQLSGPMDEGVLDLGRLIPEILTHVHQRFPAIEISSALEFFSSDSRIQWA is encoded by the coding sequence ATGTCACCCAACCTGAACCAGCGTCTGCTGGACGTGGCCGACCGTGCCTGTGAGGAATTCCGGCAGGACCCGCGCGTGGACGCGATCATGCTGACCGGCAGCGCGGCCATTGGCTGCACCGACATGGGCAGCGATCTGGATCTGATTCTGTACCTGAATGCCCCGCACAGCGAGGAAGAGTTCGAGGAGCAGAAGCGTCGGGCCGTGGAATCCGGGGGCGGCTTCTACTTCGGCAGCGCCGAGCATGGCTATGGAGTCTACCGGCGCATCGAGGGGGTCAAGGTGGACTTCGGCTTCGGGGGCAGCGTGGAAACCGATGCGCTGATCCAGTCGGTTCTGGAGGAGCACAGTACGGAAGCGGTCTCTCATCAGGTGCTGGCGGGAATCCTGGAAGCGCTGCCCATGCATGGCGAGCAGCGCATCCGCGACTGGCAGAACCGCCTGCTGCCCATGCCGGAAGCCTTGCAGCTCAAGCTGCTTCGGGAAAACCTGCGGATGACTCCTCTGGCCATCCTGGAGAGCATGGGCGCGGCCCGCGGAGACCGGCCCTTCTACTGCGAAACCGTGCTGCAGCTTCAGACACGCTTGCTCAAGCTGATTTACGCTCTGGATGGCCGCTATTATCCCGGCAAGCTCAAGGGCATTCAGTACCGAATGGATGGATTGTCACTGGGCCAAGGCTTGCACGAACGATTCTGTCGCCAGCTGTCAGGTCCGATGGATGAGGGGGTACTCGATCTGGGGCGGCTGATTCCCGAAATCCTGACACACGTGCATCAGCGGTTTCCCGCCATCGAGATCTCGTCGGCGCTGGAGTTCTTCAGCAGTGACTCGCGCATTCAATGGGCCTGA
- a CDS encoding type IV pili methyl-accepting chemotaxis transducer N-terminal domain-containing protein: MLTSLYQRFLNLSIMTKIALTAGFVVMPLLAVTLLSLSFISSQHDHAEYINLAGRQRMLAQKFTKEVLREQIERSVSKRAEEVTPQALSGKTAVLFETTLKSLRFGGETWLDLAMQEPVQLEGSTDEEILEHLGNVDGYWQQLVLQAGTFGQTQFGDPAFRAAMLRLEEATAVVLREMNEAVEHYQAESDQVGHTLISMQLGAIAFAVVALILALFIIQRRISAPVRLAATRLSQIAAGQLKLDPLPVESEDEAGKLVQACNDLLSSLSVLAVKADDIAEGRLRSKEVEQRLSGGKGLVQAAREMGQEEFSGLQGDLASSFESMLTTLRVLTVQARLIAADKLNEPVLKEQQPGELGLAFAEMNTNLNSLAGVARELSQGQFGIEDMQRRLRAGEELDTAAREGTRATLNGRRGELADAFSAMLVQLKILTVQAQAISNDRLDNPSLNNHQPGELGSAFASMISRLKGFAVNLDHLAQGRLDRTDTQGEHSDGVLGKAVGNTVQRLQEVLQQVSSLIQAAHEGELTRRLDSKSWSGAWAELLDNINAMLEAITAPVNEAGTVLAQVARGDLRRRVEGDYRGDHQVLKNSINQVVDSLSRTISKVSDTADSTARTGAQLSSGSDLIAEGVSHQASTLEQISSSLEEITSMVNQNADHAGMARTLSETAHRNAEEGGSAIRRMTQAIGSIKSSTDKTARIIKTIDEIAFQTNLLALNAAVEAARAGESGKGFAVVADEVRALAQRSAEAAHETTGLIEEAVGNADNGVRISMEVEAALERILSGAAKVNSLVQEIAVASREQSQGVGQISTAVSQIDRVTQSNAASAEESAAAARELERQIESLRKLVHTFKLDNRFLSDLDTDSSDGAPDTVDDTFVATADNGGTDDWPALDDEDSVETEDSSFAEFDF, translated from the coding sequence ATGCTCACCAGTCTGTATCAACGATTCCTGAACCTGTCGATCATGACGAAGATCGCCCTCACGGCGGGCTTCGTCGTGATGCCGCTTCTGGCCGTCACCCTGCTGAGTCTGAGCTTCATCAGCAGCCAGCACGACCATGCTGAGTACATCAATCTGGCGGGTCGTCAGCGCATGCTGGCCCAGAAGTTCACCAAGGAAGTCCTGCGCGAGCAGATCGAGCGCAGCGTGAGCAAGCGTGCCGAAGAGGTCACTCCGCAGGCGCTCTCTGGCAAGACCGCTGTCCTGTTCGAAACCACGCTCAAAAGCCTGCGTTTCGGCGGAGAGACCTGGCTGGATCTTGCCATGCAGGAACCTGTGCAACTGGAAGGGTCCACGGACGAAGAGATTCTGGAGCATCTGGGCAACGTGGACGGCTACTGGCAGCAGCTGGTCCTGCAGGCCGGCACCTTCGGGCAGACCCAGTTCGGCGATCCTGCCTTCAGGGCCGCCATGTTGCGCCTCGAGGAAGCGACGGCCGTCGTGCTCCGCGAAATGAACGAGGCGGTCGAGCATTACCAGGCCGAATCGGATCAGGTGGGCCATACGCTGATCTCCATGCAGCTGGGTGCGATCGCCTTCGCGGTGGTGGCCCTGATTCTGGCCCTGTTCATCATTCAGCGGCGGATCTCCGCTCCGGTTCGTCTGGCGGCGACCCGGCTGAGCCAGATTGCCGCGGGGCAACTGAAACTGGATCCGCTGCCTGTGGAATCCGAGGATGAAGCGGGCAAGCTGGTCCAGGCCTGCAACGACCTGTTGAGCAGTCTGTCGGTGCTGGCGGTGAAGGCGGATGACATCGCCGAAGGGCGCTTGCGCTCGAAGGAGGTGGAACAACGCCTGTCAGGTGGCAAGGGTCTGGTCCAGGCGGCCCGCGAGATGGGACAGGAGGAATTCAGTGGGCTGCAGGGCGACCTGGCCAGTTCCTTCGAGAGCATGCTCACCACCTTGCGCGTCCTGACCGTTCAGGCCCGGCTGATCGCCGCCGACAAACTGAACGAGCCAGTTCTCAAGGAGCAGCAGCCCGGCGAGCTGGGATTGGCCTTCGCTGAGATGAATACGAACCTGAATTCACTGGCCGGTGTCGCACGCGAGCTTTCGCAGGGGCAGTTCGGCATCGAGGACATGCAGCGCCGACTGCGCGCCGGTGAGGAACTGGACACAGCGGCCCGCGAAGGCACCCGTGCGACCCTCAACGGGCGCCGGGGAGAACTGGCCGATGCCTTCAGCGCCATGCTGGTGCAGTTGAAGATTCTGACCGTGCAGGCGCAGGCCATCAGCAACGACCGCCTGGACAATCCCAGCCTCAACAATCATCAGCCCGGTGAACTGGGCAGCGCATTCGCCAGCATGATCTCACGGCTGAAAGGCTTTGCCGTCAATCTGGATCACCTGGCTCAGGGGCGCCTGGACAGGACAGACACACAGGGCGAGCACAGCGACGGTGTGCTGGGCAAGGCCGTGGGCAACACGGTGCAGCGCCTGCAGGAAGTTCTGCAGCAGGTAAGTTCCCTGATCCAGGCCGCACACGAGGGCGAATTGACGAGACGCCTGGACAGCAAATCCTGGAGCGGAGCCTGGGCCGAGCTGCTGGACAACATCAATGCCATGCTGGAAGCGATCACGGCACCGGTTAACGAGGCGGGTACCGTGCTGGCCCAGGTGGCCAGGGGCGACCTGCGCCGGCGCGTCGAAGGCGACTACCGCGGCGACCACCAGGTGCTCAAGAACAGCATCAACCAGGTGGTGGACAGCCTCTCGCGCACCATCAGCAAGGTTTCGGACACCGCCGACTCCACGGCACGCACGGGCGCCCAGCTGAGCAGCGGTTCCGACTTGATCGCCGAAGGCGTGAGCCATCAGGCGAGCACGCTGGAGCAGATTTCCAGCTCGCTGGAAGAAATCACCAGCATGGTCAACCAGAACGCGGATCACGCGGGCATGGCCCGCACCCTGTCGGAGACGGCACACCGCAATGCGGAAGAAGGCGGCAGCGCCATTCGCCGCATGACTCAGGCCATTGGCAGCATCAAGTCCAGTACGGACAAGACCGCACGCATCATCAAGACCATTGATGAAATCGCCTTCCAGACCAACCTGCTGGCGCTGAACGCCGCCGTGGAAGCGGCCCGCGCCGGCGAGTCGGGCAAGGGCTTCGCCGTGGTGGCCGATGAAGTTCGCGCGCTGGCCCAGAGGTCGGCGGAAGCGGCACACGAAACCACGGGCCTGATCGAAGAAGCGGTGGGCAACGCCGACAATGGCGTGCGCATCAGCATGGAAGTGGAAGCGGCTCTGGAGCGCATCCTGAGCGGTGCGGCCAAGGTGAACAGCCTGGTCCAGGAAATCGCCGTGGCCAGCCGCGAGCAGAGCCAGGGCGTGGGTCAGATCAGCACGGCCGTCTCACAGATCGACCGGGTCACCCAGAGCAATGCGGCCAGTGCCGAGGAAAGTGCCGCGGCGGCCCGCGAGCTGGAGCGCCAGATCGAGAGCCTGCGCAAGCTGGTGCACACCTTCAAGCTGGACAATCGCTTCCTGTCCGATCTGGATACGGACTCAAGCGATGGGGCACCGGATACGGTCGATGACACGTTCGTCGCCACCGCGGACAATGGCGGCACGGATGACTGGCCCGCACTGGATGACGAGGACTCGGTGGAAACCGAAGATTCCTCCTTCGCGGAATTCGACTTCTGA